The Archangium lipolyticum genome contains a region encoding:
- a CDS encoding MBL fold metallo-hydrolase gives MKLQVLGCHGGELPSCRTTCFLVDDVLALDAGALTSSLTLEQLCKVDDILVGHSHFDHVKDLPLMADLIIGRRDKPLTIHASRECARALRENMFNNALWPDFTRIPTRKEPVLRIKPFRAGSTFQVGPYTVQSIPVHHPVESCGFVITRGRTSLGMSGDTGPTDKLWKVLNQTPTLKAFLVETSFPNALQHLADVSGHLTPRTLGSELAKFNRNGCAVLIYHLKPAFIQPLKKELAEMPVEVLELGDTFEF, from the coding sequence GTGAAGCTCCAGGTCCTCGGCTGCCATGGCGGTGAGTTGCCCTCGTGCCGTACCACGTGCTTCCTCGTGGACGACGTGCTCGCGCTCGACGCGGGCGCGCTCACGAGCTCCCTCACGCTCGAGCAGCTGTGCAAGGTGGACGACATCCTCGTCGGGCACAGCCACTTCGATCACGTGAAGGATCTGCCGCTGATGGCGGATCTGATCATCGGCCGGCGCGACAAGCCGCTCACCATCCACGCCTCGCGCGAGTGTGCCCGGGCCCTGCGCGAGAACATGTTCAACAACGCGCTCTGGCCGGACTTCACGCGCATCCCCACGCGCAAGGAGCCGGTGCTGCGCATCAAGCCCTTCCGGGCCGGTAGCACCTTCCAGGTGGGGCCCTACACGGTGCAGTCCATCCCCGTGCACCACCCGGTGGAGTCCTGCGGCTTCGTGATTACCCGCGGCCGGACCTCGCTGGGCATGAGCGGCGACACCGGCCCCACCGACAAGCTGTGGAAGGTGCTCAACCAGACGCCCACCCTCAAGGCGTTCCTGGTGGAGACGAGCTTCCCCAACGCGCTGCAGCATCTGGCGGACGTGTCCGGCCACCTCACCCCGCGCACGCTCGGGAGCGAGCTGGCCAAGTTCAACCGCAACGGCTGCGCCGTGCTCATCTACCACCTCAAGCCGGCCTTCATTCAGCCCCTGAAGAAGGAGCTGGCGGAGATGCCGGTGGAGGTGCTGGAGCTGGGCGACACCTTCGAGTTCTAG
- a CDS encoding Crp/Fnr family transcriptional regulator, translating to MGAEETLFQRFGKEFSKGTVLFREGEPGKEMFVIQSGRIAISKRVRDVEKVLAVLGPGEFFGEMSIISNRPRNATATVSEDAKLLVIDPKTFEGMIRGNAEIAVRMIKKLAERLSEADAQIENLLHSDPAGRVVHLVLQACQTRGRAMEEGVEIELPLKDLPRQIGVGEPAIRNILDRLERAGLVERSGDRLTVHDTARLHDFLRYLEMKWKFGDL from the coding sequence ATGGGCGCCGAGGAAACCCTCTTTCAACGTTTCGGCAAGGAGTTCTCGAAGGGCACGGTCCTCTTCCGCGAGGGGGAGCCGGGCAAGGAGATGTTCGTCATCCAGTCCGGGAGGATCGCCATCTCCAAGCGTGTGCGCGACGTGGAGAAGGTCCTGGCGGTGCTCGGGCCCGGGGAGTTCTTCGGGGAGATGTCCATCATCTCCAACAGGCCGCGCAACGCCACGGCCACCGTCAGCGAGGACGCCAAGCTGCTGGTCATCGACCCCAAGACGTTCGAGGGGATGATCCGCGGCAACGCGGAGATCGCCGTGCGGATGATCAAGAAGCTGGCCGAGCGCCTGTCCGAGGCGGACGCGCAGATCGAGAACCTGCTGCACTCGGATCCCGCGGGCCGGGTGGTGCACCTCGTCCTCCAGGCGTGCCAGACGCGCGGGCGGGCCATGGAGGAGGGGGTGGAGATCGAACTACCCTTGAAGGATCTGCCCCGGCAGATCGGCGTGGGCGAGCCGGCCATCCGCAACATCCTGGACCGGTTGGAGCGGGCCGGGCTGGTGGAGCGCTCCGGTGACAGGCTCACCGTCCATGATACGGCCCGCCTCCACGACTTCCTCCGATACCTGGAGATGAAGTGGAAGTTCGGAGATCTCTAG
- the purM gene encoding phosphoribosylformylglycinamidine cyclo-ligase, producing the protein MGTTYKQSGVDIEAGDAFVERIKPYAARTVRPEVVAGVGGFGGLFALPPGKYREPVLVAGTDGVGTKLKVAFQAGRHGTVGIDLVAMSVNDILTCGAEPLFFLDYFATGRLEVEDAAEVVKGIAQGCEQAGCTLLGGETAEMPGFYARGEYDLAGFCVGVVERSEIIDGKSVAPGDALIGLSSSGLHSNGYSLARKVLLEDAKLKLDAVPEGLDRPLADALLEPTRIYVKDALALMKAVKVKGFAHITGSGIPGNLPRCLPDGTRAVLDEKTWKRPAIFELIQKLGNVERKEMYDTFNMGLGLIAVVAKEDVPAALATLKARGVEAAEVGRVEAGQGEATAVIEP; encoded by the coding sequence GTGGGAACGACCTACAAGCAGTCGGGAGTGGACATCGAGGCGGGCGATGCGTTCGTGGAGCGCATCAAGCCCTATGCGGCGCGGACGGTGAGGCCAGAGGTGGTGGCCGGGGTGGGAGGATTCGGAGGGCTGTTCGCCCTTCCGCCGGGCAAGTACCGGGAGCCGGTGCTGGTGGCGGGCACGGATGGAGTGGGCACCAAGCTGAAGGTGGCCTTCCAGGCGGGCCGGCACGGGACGGTGGGCATCGATCTGGTGGCCATGTCGGTGAACGACATCCTCACGTGCGGGGCGGAGCCGCTCTTCTTCCTGGACTACTTCGCCACGGGGCGGCTGGAGGTGGAGGACGCGGCCGAGGTGGTGAAGGGCATCGCGCAGGGCTGTGAGCAGGCGGGGTGCACGCTGCTGGGCGGGGAGACGGCGGAGATGCCGGGCTTCTACGCGCGGGGCGAGTACGACCTGGCCGGCTTCTGCGTGGGCGTGGTGGAGCGCTCGGAGATCATCGACGGCAAGAGCGTGGCGCCCGGGGACGCGCTCATCGGACTGAGCTCGTCCGGCCTGCACTCCAACGGCTACTCGCTGGCGCGCAAGGTGCTGCTGGAGGACGCGAAGCTGAAGCTGGACGCGGTGCCCGAGGGGTTGGACCGCCCGCTGGCCGACGCGCTGCTGGAGCCCACGCGCATCTACGTGAAGGACGCGCTGGCGCTGATGAAGGCGGTGAAGGTGAAGGGCTTCGCGCACATCACCGGCAGTGGGATTCCGGGCAACCTGCCCAGGTGCCTGCCGGACGGGACGCGGGCGGTGCTGGACGAGAAGACGTGGAAGCGTCCGGCCATCTTCGAGCTCATCCAGAAGCTGGGGAACGTCGAGCGCAAGGAGATGTACGACACCTTCAACATGGGCCTGGGGCTCATCGCGGTGGTGGCGAAGGAGGACGTGCCGGCGGCGCTGGCGACGTTGAAGGCGCGCGGGGTGGAGGCGGCGGAGGTGGGCCGGGTGGAGGCGGGCCAGGGAGAGGCGACGGCGGTCATCGAGCCATGA
- the purN gene encoding phosphoribosylglycinamide formyltransferase gives MSGRTKLGVLVSGSGSNLQALLDACARPDFPAEVAVVVSNVPTAFALERARKAGVPAVVVDHKAFGSRPEFEKALVETLVSAGVEWVCLAGFMRLLGADFLGRFPGRVLNIHPSLLPAFPGLHAQRQALERGVKVAGCTVHFVDPGMDTGPIIAQAAVPVLPGDDEAALTARILKEEHRLYALVVKLVATGAVRLETGRVVTTAGPAVGEQSLRNPGEPG, from the coding sequence ATGAGCGGCCGGACGAAGCTGGGCGTGCTGGTGTCGGGCAGTGGCAGCAACCTGCAGGCCCTGTTGGACGCATGCGCCCGGCCGGACTTCCCGGCCGAGGTGGCGGTGGTGGTGTCCAACGTGCCCACGGCCTTCGCGCTGGAGCGGGCGCGCAAGGCCGGGGTGCCGGCGGTGGTGGTGGATCACAAGGCCTTCGGCTCGCGGCCGGAGTTCGAGAAGGCGCTGGTGGAGACGCTGGTGTCGGCGGGCGTGGAGTGGGTGTGCCTGGCGGGCTTCATGCGGCTGCTGGGGGCGGACTTCCTGGGACGCTTCCCGGGGCGGGTGCTGAACATCCACCCGTCGCTGCTGCCGGCCTTCCCGGGGCTGCATGCACAGCGGCAGGCGCTGGAGCGCGGGGTGAAGGTGGCCGGGTGCACGGTGCACTTCGTGGATCCGGGCATGGACACGGGCCCCATCATCGCGCAGGCGGCGGTGCCGGTGCTGCCGGGGGATGACGAGGCGGCGCTGACGGCGCGCATCCTGAAGGAGGAGCACCGGCTGTACGCGCTGGTGGTGAAGCTGGTGGCCACGGGGGCGGTGCGGCTGGAGACCGGGCGCGTGGTGACGACGGCGGGACCGGCGGTGGGCGAGCAGAGCCTGCGCAACCCGGGGGAACCGGGATGA
- a CDS encoding DUF523 domain-containing protein — MKELSREERLAALREARVVLVSACLLGEACRYDGKSKGSDKVMRALEGKEVVPVCPETGAGLGIPRPAVELKGGAGAEVLAGRARAAEVESGVDRTEAFRRGAELALAAARRFGAEVALLKERSPSCGTQGTHVDGVVVRGQGVTAALLSRSGLTVLSDEDL; from the coding sequence ATGAAGGAGCTGTCGCGAGAGGAGCGCCTGGCGGCGCTGCGCGAGGCGCGGGTGGTGCTGGTGAGCGCGTGCCTGCTGGGCGAGGCGTGCCGGTACGACGGGAAGTCGAAGGGCTCGGACAAGGTGATGCGGGCGCTGGAGGGCAAGGAGGTGGTGCCCGTGTGCCCGGAGACGGGAGCGGGGCTGGGCATTCCCCGGCCCGCGGTGGAGCTGAAGGGCGGAGCGGGCGCCGAGGTGCTGGCGGGACGGGCGCGGGCGGCGGAGGTGGAGTCGGGAGTGGACCGGACGGAGGCCTTCCGCCGAGGCGCGGAGCTGGCACTGGCGGCGGCACGGCGCTTCGGAGCGGAGGTGGCGCTGCTGAAGGAGCGTAGCCCCTCGTGCGGGACCCAGGGCACGCACGTGGACGGGGTGGTGGTACGAGGCCAGGGAGTAACAGCCGCCCTGCTCTCCCGGTCCGGACTCACAGTGCTGAGCGACGAGGACTTGTGA